From Micromonospora carbonacea:
CGAGCCGGCCACCTGCGCCGGGTCGTCGACCAGGCAGGTCGGCTCCTCCGCGCCGCGGCGCACCCAGAGCTGGGCCAGCTCCGACGCGCGCCGGCTGACCCAGACGACCACGTCGCCCGTGGCGGACACCTCGTCGTCGAAGTGCGCCGGCCCGCCGCCGAACAGCGGCGGCGCGGTCGCCTCCGCCCCGGTGCCGGAGACCACGCCGATGCTGCGGTGCCCGGTGCCCAGGTAGGCCACCCGCAGGTCGGTGACCGGCGGCAGGTCCGCCGGCTCGGCGTACGACGCCCGGTCGGGCGGGACGGCCAGCGCCCACGCGCCCAGCAAGGCGGCGACCGCCGTCGCGGCGGCGACGAGGGGGGACCTTCGGGTGGGACGCAATCGACACCTCGACGGGAGACGGCGGGCGGCCACGTCGCGCACGGCCCAGAGGGCCATCGTGGCCGCCCGCCACCGCCGGGCACAGGGCCCGCCGGCCAGGGACGGGGGCAGAACCGCCGCCGGTACGGGCAACGCCCGCCGCACCGGCGGCCCCGGTCCCCCGCCCGGCCGGCCCCCGACGCGGCTCGGACCCCGGCGCGCTCAGATCAGGTCGTGCCGCAGCGCGTACGCCACCGCGTGCGCCCGGTTGCGCAGGTGCAGCCGGGTCGTCATGCCGTGCACCACGTTCTTCACCGTCCGCTCCGAGTACGACAGCTTCGCCGCGATCTCCCGCGTCTCGAACCCGTCGGCGACCAGCCGCAGCACGTCCACCTCCCGCGAGCTGAGCCCGCCCAGGCTCAACCCGCGCGGGTCGAGGACCTCCCGCTGGAGCCGGCGCATCTGGTTCAGCAGCCGGCCGAGCAGGTCGGCGGGGACGCTCCCCTCGCCCCGCGCCGCCGACAGGATCACCTCGACCAGGCGGCCGGCGGACGCCTCGCCGCGGCGTACCACCCCCACCACCCCGCACTCGACGGCGGCCGACAGCTGGGCGTCGTCGATGGTGGCCGGCACCAGCACCAGCCGGTTCTGCTCCCGGCGCAGCCGCCGCAGGACCTGCGCCACCGGCGGGGTCAGGCTGTCCACGACGACCAGGGTCACCGCCGCGTCGGCGGCCTCCGCCTGGGCCAGGACCCTGACCTCGGGACGACCGGTGAGCTGGCCCGTCACCCCCGTCCACGAGATCGGATCGGTCGCGTGCACGTAGACCGGTATCCGCTGCATCCTCGCCTCCTCTCCCCGTGCCGACGGTCCGCGCGCCGCCGGCACGGCGAGTATGGGTGCGCTGTCTTTGCGTGTACTTAACGTCGCCCGGCGGGCAGCGACCTCTGCCCGTCGTCGTACCCCGATGGCCCCTGACAGGCCCCAGTGGCGCTCCTACGCTCCAGCAGATGCGCGCATCGGCGAATCTGGCCAGCACCTCCGTGAGCGTCGCCCCCGGCGGCGAGGTCGAGGTCCCGGTCACCGTGCGGAACGCCGGTGACACGGTCGAGGCGTACCGGTTCGAGGTCCTCGGCGTGCCGGACGAGTGGGTGACCGTGCAGCCGCCCACCCTCAACCTCTACCCGGCGGGCTCGGACACCGTCACCGTCACCTTCCGCCCGCCCCGCTCCGCCCGGGTGGACGCCGGCGACCGGCCCTTCGGCGTCCGGGTGATCCCCGCCGAATACCCCGACTCCGCCGTGGTGGAGGAGGGCGTCCTCACCGTCGAGCCGTTCACCGAGCTGGCCGCGCAGGTGCAGCCGCCGTCGCGCAGCGGGCTGCGCGGGGCCCGCTACCGCATCGACACCGACAACCTCGGCAACCTGACCGAGCAGGTCGGCCTCGTCGCCGCCGAGGGCACCGACCAGGTGACGTTCGCGCTGCCCGCCGAGCCGGTCACCGTGCCCAACGGCACCCGCGCCGAGACCCCGCTGCGGGTACGCGCCCGCCGGCTGCTGTGGTGGGGCGCACCGAAGGAGTACCCGTTCGCCGTCGAGCTGCGCGCCTCGGACGGCCGGGCCCGTGGCCTCGACGCCGTCTTCGTCCAGCGCCCGGTCATCTCAGCCGGGCTGCTGAAGCTGCTGGCGGCCCTGCTCGCGCTGCTCCTGGCGCTGCTGGCCCTCTGGTTCGGGCTGCTGCGCCCGCAGGTGGAGACCGCCGCCCGGGAGGCGGTGGAGGCGGAGCAGGCCCGGCAGGTCGCGCGGGGCGAGCCGGTGCCCAGCGCCGCACCGAACCCGGCCCCGACGACGGCCCCGCCCGGCGGCGGGACCCCGGGCGACGGCAGCACCGACGACGGCGGCACCGACGGCGGCGGGACCGGCGGCCCCGCCGGCGCCGGGGGCGCGGGCGGCGAGCAGTTCTCCGTCGCCGTCACCTTCCGCACCAGCCCGAACGGCTCGGCGGAGCGCGGCTACACCGTCCCGGCCGGGAAGACGTTCCTGCTCACCGACTTCCTGGTCGACAACGTGCAGGGCGACGAGGGCACGCTGACGGTCACCGCGAACCAGGTGCGGGTGGTCACCTACGCCCTGGAGAACTTCCGCAACCAGGACTACCACTCCGTCACCCCGATCCGGATACCCGCCCGGGGCCGGGTGACCCTCACGGTCGTCTGCCGCCGCCCCGGCACCCCCGCCAACGCCCCCCGCGCCACCACCTGCCGCGAGTCGCTCTACCTCAACGGCATCCTCAGGGACAACCCCGACCCGGAGGACTGACCGCCGCGCTCTCCGACGCTCCCGGCGTACCCGACGGGTCAGGTCCGGGTGCCCGCGGCCCGGCGGGCGCGCTCGGCCCGCCGCCGCACCTGCTGGTACGCCCCCGTGAGCCCCATCGCCCGGCGGACCTCGGCCAGGGTGCGCCGCACCTCGGCCCTGGTCCGCTCCGTGCCGTCGACGATGAGCTGGTCGACCAGGCCGGGTTCGGCCTCGATCCGGGCCCGCCGCTCGCGGATCGGGTCGAGGAACCGGTTCAGCGCCTCCGCGAGCTGCTCCTTGACCTCGACGTCGCCGACCCGCCCGGCCCGGTACCGCTCCTTCAGGTCCGCCACCTGCGCCCGGTCGGCGTTGAACACGTCGTGGTACGCGAACACCGGGTTCCCCTCCACCGTGCCCGGCACGTCCGCGCGCACCCGGTTCGGGTCGGTGTACATCCCCATGACCGCCCGGCGGACGGTGGCCGCGTCGGCGGAGAGCGAGATCGCGTTGCCCAGGCTCTTGCTCATCTTCCGCTGCCCGTCCGTGCCGACCAGCGACGGCGTCTCGGCGACGATCGTCTCCGGCACGGGGAAGACCTCCCCGTAGAGGTGGTTGAACCGGCGGGCGATCTCCCGGGTCACCTCGACGTGTGCCGCGTTGTCCTTCCCGACGGGCACCACCTGCCCCTTCACGCAGAGGATGTCGGCGGCCTGGAGGACGGGATAGCCGAGCAGCCCGTACGGCATCTCCTCCTTGCCGGCGGCCCGGGCCATGTCCTTGAGCGACGGCACCCGTTCCAGCCGGGGCACGGTCACCAGGTTCTGCAACAGGGTGTTCAGGTCGCCGACCTCGGGGATGGCCGACTGGAGGTAGAACGTGGCCCGCGCCGGGTCGACCCCGGCGGCGAGGACGTCGGTGACCATCTCCCGGGCGTTGCGGGACACCGCGGCGATGTCCTCGCGGGTGTTGCGGGTGGTCAGCATGTGCAGGTCGGCGATGATGAAGAAGCTCTCGTAGCGCTGGTGCAGGCGCACCCGGTTGGCGATGCTGCCGACGTAGTGGCCGAGGTGCAGCCGCCCGGTCGGGCGGTCACCGGTGAGCATGCGTGCGACGGACATGGCGATGTGCCTTTCGTGCCGTGGAAGCGGTGGGAGACGCGCGGGCGCGCGCCGACCTCGGGCGAAGGCCCGTCGGAGGTCGGTTGGATCGGCTCGTCAGATCAGGGAGCCGGTGCGCCATCGCCCGCCGGCGCGGAACCGCATTCCGCCGGCACGCAGGACGTCCAGGATGCGCTCGCGGCCGTCGCCGGAGCTGCCGGGTGGCACCGGAGCGGCACCCACGGGGAGACCGTCAACGGTGTCGACGCCCTCCAGCGTGCGGGTGCAGGGCCGGACCACGCCTCCACGATAGACCGCCGGGCCGCCGTCCGTGCGCCCCTCCCGGACCGAAACGGGGTACGCGGCGCGGGGTCGCTGGCATACTCGCGGACCATGGTGCTCTCGCGCGGCTGGGCGCTCTTCCTCGTCGGGGTCGGCGGGTGGACGTGGGTGATCTGGCCCCGGTTCGCCGTCGCCATCTGGAACGACCCCCGTGCCTGGGCCGGCGGCGTCGTCGGCGAGGGGACGCCCACCGGGTTCCTCTGGATCCACGCGCTGTTGATCGGCGCTTCCCTGGCGATCGGCAGCGCGGTCGGCGTCCTGGGCGCGCGGGGCTGGCGGGCCGCGCGGCGGGGCCCGGGGCGCTGAGCTGCGGGTATCTTCGGTAACGAATGGTGTGACGCGGGCCTCTACCCCCCGATTTGACGTTGAAACCCCGGGACGCGTAACTTTCTCTCTGCCAGCGCGGAACGGACGAAACAGGGCGAAAGTCCTGAGAGGCCGGAGCGCCGGACAGCACAGCTCGTCCCTCCGGGGACGAGCCGGGCGGGGCCACCGGATCTGCCGCAGGGCGGATTTGGAGCGGCGAAACCGACCGGGTAAGGTAGACGACCGGCGGGGAACCGGGCGAGAGCGTGAGAGATCACGACGGCCGGCCTGCCAAATCCGATGATCACGAGCAGTGGTTCGCCGCTGCGCGCGCTCACGGAGCCGAACCGTACGAAGCACGACAGACCGGGACACACGGTTTGACACAGCGGAAACGGTGAGGTAACGTAGTAAAAGTGCCCGGCGCGGAAGCGGGGGGCGCGGATGGAGCGGAATGCCCCGGATGGGGCCCCCGGGTTTGGGGGTTTCGGATGGTGTGTGGTTGTTCTTTGAGAACTCAACAGGGTGCTTGATAAGCCAGTGCCAAGTAGTTTGATACCCCGTGCTGGGTCGGCTTTGCCGGTCTGGTGGGGATTCCTTTGGCAACACTTAATGTTGTCGGGATGGATTGTTCAACAGGTTTTTGTTGGAGAGTTTGATCCTGGCTCAGGACGAACGCTGGCGGCGTGCTTAACACATGCAAGTCGAGCGGAAAGGCCCTTCGGGGTACTCGAGCGGCGAACGGGTGAGTAACACGTGAGCAACCTGCCCTAGGCTTTGGGATAACCCTCGGAAACGGGGGCTAATACCGGATACAACCTTTGGTCGCATGACTGGGGGTGGAAAGTTTTTCGGCCTGGGATGGGCTCGCGGCCTATCAGCTTGTTGGTGGGGTGATGGCCTACCAAGGCGACGACGGGTAGCCGGCCTGAGAGGGCGACCGGCCACACTGGGACTGAGACACGGCCCAGACTCCTACGGGAGGCAGCAGTGGGGAATATTGCACAATGGGCGGAAGCCTGATGCAGCGACGCCGCGTGAGGGATGACGGCCTTCGGGTTGTAAACCTCTTTCAGCAGGGACGAAGCGCAAGTGACGGTACCTGCAGAAGAAGCGCCGGCCAACTACGTGCCAGCAGCCGCGGTAAGACGTAGGGCGCGAGCGTTGTCCGGATTTATTGGGCGTAAAGAGCTCGTAGGCGGCTTGTCGCGTCGACCGTGAAAACTTGGGGCTCAACCCCAAGCCTGCGGTCGATACGGGCAGGCTAGAGTTCGGTAGGGGAGACTGGAATTCCTGGTGTAGCGGTGAAATGCGCAGATATCAGGAGGAACACCGGTGGCGAAGGCGGGTCTCTGGGCCGATACTGACGCTGAGGAGCGAAAGCGTGGGGAGCGAACAGGATTAGATACCCTGGTAGTCCACGCTGTAAACGTTGGGCGCTAGGTGTGGGGGGCCTCTCCGGTTCTCTGTGCCGCAGCTAACGCATTAAGCGCCCCGCCTGGGGAGTACGGCCGCAAGGCTAAAACTCAAAGGAATTGACGGGGGCCCGCACAAGCGGCGGAGCATGCGGATTAATTCGATGCAACGCGAAGAACCTTACCTGGGTTTGACATGGCCGCAAAACCTCCAGAGATGGGGGGTCCTTCGGGGGCGGTCACAGGTGGTGCATGGCTGTCGTCAGCTCGTGTCGTGAGATGTTGGGTTAAGTCCCGCAACGAGCGCAACCCTCGTTCGATGTTGCCAGCGCGTTATGGCGGGGACTCATCGAAGACTGCCGGGGTCAACTCGGAGGAAGGTGGGGATGACGTCAAGTCATCATGCCCCTTATGTCCAGGGCTTCACGCATGCTACAATGGCCGGTACAATGGGCTGCGATACCGTGAGGTGGAGCGAATCCCAAAAAGCCGGTCTCAGTTCGGATCGGGGTCTGCAACTCGACCCCGTGAAGTCGGAGTCGCTAGTAATCGCAGATCAGCAACGCTGCGGTGAATACGTTCCCGGGCCTTGTACACACCGCCCGTCACGTCACGAAAGTCGGCAACACCCGAAGCCGGTGGCCCAACCCTTGTGGAGGGAGCCGTCGAAGGTGGGGCTGGCGATTGGGACGAAGTCGTAACAAGGTAGCCGTACCGGAAGGTGCGGCTGGATCACCTCCTTTCTAAGGAGCACCATCCGGCGAAAGCTGGTATGGAGCCCGCGATCTGCGAATGTCAGGTCGGGGTGCTCAATGGCGGAGACACTGGTGAGTTTTTCCCTGGCAACGGCCATACGGGTTTCTAGTACAGCCATCTTCGGGTGGTGGGAACGGGACTGGTGGTGCGGCTGGTGGGGAGTGGAGAGCACCCTGTTGGGTCCTGAAGGAACAACCCGTTGTGGTGGTTGTCTTTCAGTGCTGATCCTTTGAGGTTTTGCCTCGGGGTTGGTTGCCAGGTGCGGCCTGGTCTCGCATACCGCCGGCGGTTGTCGGGTTTGGTGTGGGGCTGTGGGTTGTGGGTTGGTTGTTTGTTGAGAATTGCACAGTGGACGCGAGCATCTTTGTGGTCAAGTTGTCAAGGGCGAACGGTGGATGCCTTGGCACCAGGAGCCGATGAAGGACGTGGGAGGCCGCGATAGGCCTGGGGGAGCTGTCAACCAAGCTGTGATCCCAGGGTGTCCGAATGGGGAAACCTGGCTGGAGTCATGTCCAGTCACCTGCACCTGAATTCATAGGGTGTGTGGGGGGAACGCGGGGAAGTGAAACATCTCAGTACCCGTAGGAAGAGAAAACAATAGTGATTCCGTGAGTAGTGGCGAGCGAAAGCGGATTGAGGCTAAACCGGTTGCGTGTGATACCTGTCAGGGGTTGCGTGGTCGGGGTTGTGGGACCCTGCTACACGAGCTGACACTCGTGTGAGGAGTGATAAAGCCAGTGGATAGCCGAATGGTCTGGAATGGCTGACCGTAGACGGTGAGAGTCCGGTAGGTGAAATTTGCTGGTCTTCTGTGGGTGTTCCCGAGTAGCGGCGGACTCCTGTAATCTGCCGTGAATCTGCCAGGACCACCTGGTAAGCCTAAATACTTCCTGGTGACCGATAGCGGACGAGTACCGTGAGGGAATGGTGAAAAGTACCCCGGGAGGGGAGTGAAATAGTACCTGAAACCGTTCGCCTACAATCCGTCGGAGCCTTGCGGGGTGACGGCGTGCCTTTTGAAGAATGAGCCTGCGAGTTAGTGGCATGTGGCGAGGTTAACCCGTGTGGGGGAGCCGTAGCGAAAGCGAGTCTGAATAGGGCGTTTGAGTCGCATGCTCTAGACCCGAAGCGGAGTGATCTAGCCATGGGCAGGCTGAAGCGTGGGTAAGACTACGTGGAGGGCCGAACCCACCAACGTTGAAAAGTTGGGGGATGACCTGTGGTTAGGGGTGAAAGGCCAATCAAACTCCGTGATAGCTGGTTCTCCCCGAAATGCATTTAGGTGCAGCGTCGCGTGTTTCTTGCCGGAGGTAGAGCACTGGATGGTCTAGGGGGCCCACAAGCTTACTGAAATCAGCCAAACTCCGAATGCCGGTAAGTGAGAGCGCGGCAGTGAGACTGCGGG
This genomic window contains:
- the trpS gene encoding tryptophan--tRNA ligase; translated protein: MSVARMLTGDRPTGRLHLGHYVGSIANRVRLHQRYESFFIIADLHMLTTRNTREDIAAVSRNAREMVTDVLAAGVDPARATFYLQSAIPEVGDLNTLLQNLVTVPRLERVPSLKDMARAAGKEEMPYGLLGYPVLQAADILCVKGQVVPVGKDNAAHVEVTREIARRFNHLYGEVFPVPETIVAETPSLVGTDGQRKMSKSLGNAISLSADAATVRRAVMGMYTDPNRVRADVPGTVEGNPVFAYHDVFNADRAQVADLKERYRAGRVGDVEVKEQLAEALNRFLDPIRERRARIEAEPGLVDQLIVDGTERTRAEVRRTLAEVRRAMGLTGAYQQVRRRAERARRAAGTRT
- a CDS encoding SCO4848 family membrane protein; the protein is MVLSRGWALFLVGVGGWTWVIWPRFAVAIWNDPRAWAGGVVGEGTPTGFLWIHALLIGASLAIGSAVGVLGARGWRAARRGPGR
- a CDS encoding COG1470 family protein; protein product: MRASANLASTSVSVAPGGEVEVPVTVRNAGDTVEAYRFEVLGVPDEWVTVQPPTLNLYPAGSDTVTVTFRPPRSARVDAGDRPFGVRVIPAEYPDSAVVEEGVLTVEPFTELAAQVQPPSRSGLRGARYRIDTDNLGNLTEQVGLVAAEGTDQVTFALPAEPVTVPNGTRAETPLRVRARRLLWWGAPKEYPFAVELRASDGRARGLDAVFVQRPVISAGLLKLLAALLALLLALLALWFGLLRPQVETAAREAVEAEQARQVARGEPVPSAAPNPAPTTAPPGGGTPGDGSTDDGGTDGGGTGGPAGAGGAGGEQFSVAVTFRTSPNGSAERGYTVPAGKTFLLTDFLVDNVQGDEGTLTVTANQVRVVTYALENFRNQDYHSVTPIRIPARGRVTLTVVCRRPGTPANAPRATTCRESLYLNGILRDNPDPED
- a CDS encoding helix-turn-helix transcriptional regulator, with amino-acid sequence MQRIPVYVHATDPISWTGVTGQLTGRPEVRVLAQAEAADAAVTLVVVDSLTPPVAQVLRRLRREQNRLVLVPATIDDAQLSAAVECGVVGVVRRGEASAGRLVEVILSAARGEGSVPADLLGRLLNQMRRLQREVLDPRGLSLGGLSSREVDVLRLVADGFETREIAAKLSYSERTVKNVVHGMTTRLHLRNRAHAVAYALRHDLI